One window of Melioribacteraceae bacterium 4301-Me genomic DNA carries:
- a CDS encoding PorV/PorQ family protein, which translates to MKTNGLHKKLYIVVLYGLYFLFSCVNIYPQSKTGTTIGQFLKIEPSARAVGLGNAGVSLSGEASLLFYNPASLGRLQGVDVQFTYNKWLADIQYNYAVAAMNISSIGTFSLVITSLNSGEIDVRTVEKPLGTGERYTVNDFSLGLAYGLMLTDRVSVGLQVNYINESIWHSSLNAFGMNFGVQYQLMDGDFTIGASVSNFGTRASFNGRDLYINYDFDPKKYGDNDRLPAELRTDEYSLPTIFRAGISYLVKFSDSYKLLVSADAVHPNDNNESINIGGELNLIDMITLRAGYRNLFMPDLEGGLVLGAGVKTKIGNFLTAKFDYAWADYGVLQEAHRITVGVSF; encoded by the coding sequence ATGAAAACGAACGGATTACATAAAAAATTATATATAGTCGTTTTGTATGGACTGTATTTTCTTTTTTCATGTGTTAATATTTATCCGCAAAGTAAAACGGGTACTACAATAGGACAGTTTCTTAAGATTGAGCCAAGTGCTCGCGCTGTAGGCTTGGGGAATGCGGGAGTATCTCTTTCTGGCGAGGCCTCTTTGCTTTTTTATAATCCTGCAAGTTTGGGCAGACTTCAAGGTGTGGATGTGCAGTTCACTTATAATAAGTGGCTTGCCGATATTCAATATAATTACGCTGTTGCTGCTATGAACATCAGCAGTATTGGCACTTTTTCCCTTGTAATAACTTCTTTAAATTCTGGTGAAATAGATGTAAGAACAGTTGAAAAACCCCTTGGTACAGGTGAAAGGTATACTGTAAATGATTTTTCATTGGGTCTTGCCTATGGATTAATGTTAACCGACCGCGTGTCTGTTGGCTTACAAGTTAATTATATAAATGAATCAATCTGGCATAGCAGTCTTAATGCCTTTGGAATGAACTTCGGAGTACAATATCAATTAATGGATGGTGATTTTACAATTGGTGCAAGTGTCTCAAATTTTGGAACAAGAGCATCTTTTAACGGAAGAGACCTTTATATTAACTATGACTTTGACCCCAAGAAATATGGAGATAATGATAGATTACCAGCTGAACTTCGTACTGATGAGTACTCTCTGCCAACTATATTTAGAGCAGGAATTTCTTACTTAGTTAAATTTAGCGATTCTTATAAATTACTTGTTTCTGCTGATGCAGTTCATCCGAATGATAATAATGAAAGCATAAATATTGGCGGTGAGTTGAATCTTATTGATATGATTACACTTCGTGCTGGTTATAGAAATTTGTTTATGCCGGACCTTGAGGGCGGTTTAGTGCTGGGTGCAGGCGTTAAAACTAAAATAGGCAATTTCTTAACTGCCAAATTTGATTATGCTTGGGCAGATTATGGCGTTCTTCAAGAAGCTCATAGAATTACAGTGGGGGTAAGCTTTTAA
- a CDS encoding glucoamylase family protein, translating into MKIFFVIVLWIALFFDLCLYAQTDTVPPATPQGFKAYSYELHVDLVWKPNSENDISAYKIYKWNGTQFLYYTTVPKGKNFLSLFHGSVGIRNMFKISAVDNSGNESALSDSVVTLTHEMTDDEFLDMVQRATFRYFWDYADSNSGLARERYPDDTTCTIGGSGFGVMAILVGINRGFITRQEGIDKILKILDFLLNKADRFHGAFPHWINGTTGKVVPFGEKDDGGDIVETSYMIQGLLTARKFFDGNDEKEIQIRNMITQIWEDVEWDWYSRPPYGTAIYWNWSPNYNFAINLKVQGWNEALIVYLLAIASPTHPVPADLYDKGWAGLSTFVNNNTYYGYKLYVGKPYGGPLFFAHYSFLGFDPRGIRDKYANYFEQNRNHTLINRAYCIANPKKFVGYGENNWGLTASYSIPNVYYLAHEPYFNDNGTIAPTAAISSMPYTPQESIEALKHFYRTYKNKLWGDYGFYDAFNLTYASKDVKGEWFSNGYLAIDEGPIIDMIENYRTGLLWKYFMMNSEIQDALNKIGFVQDSITSVREKKSIIPGEFKLEQNYPNPFNPTTVISYQLPVDSYVTLNVYDMLGSKVTTLVNEEKSPGSYSVQFSASDYKLSSGVYFYRLTANNFSITRKMIYLK; encoded by the coding sequence ATGAAGATATTTTTTGTAATAGTGCTTTGGATTGCTTTATTTTTTGACCTTTGTCTTTACGCACAAACGGATACAGTTCCACCTGCTACACCTCAAGGATTTAAAGCTTATTCTTATGAACTTCATGTTGATTTAGTTTGGAAACCAAATAGTGAAAATGACATTTCTGCATATAAGATCTATAAATGGAATGGAACACAGTTTTTGTATTATACAACTGTACCTAAAGGTAAGAATTTTCTCTCGCTTTTTCACGGCAGTGTTGGAATACGTAACATGTTCAAAATAAGTGCAGTGGATAATTCCGGTAACGAATCAGCACTTTCTGATTCGGTTGTTACTCTTACTCATGAGATGACCGACGATGAATTTCTTGACATGGTTCAAAGAGCCACTTTTAGATATTTTTGGGATTATGCCGATTCAAATTCTGGCTTAGCACGAGAAAGGTATCCCGATGATACAACTTGTACTATAGGCGGCTCCGGATTTGGTGTTATGGCAATTCTTGTTGGGATTAATCGCGGGTTTATTACTCGACAAGAAGGAATAGACAAAATTTTAAAAATACTTGATTTCCTTTTGAATAAAGCTGATAGATTTCATGGTGCATTTCCGCATTGGATTAACGGTACAACTGGTAAAGTTGTTCCTTTTGGTGAGAAAGACGACGGCGGCGATATTGTGGAAACTTCGTATATGATACAAGGACTTTTAACTGCACGAAAATTTTTTGACGGAAATGATGAAAAGGAAATTCAAATAAGAAATATGATTACTCAAATTTGGGAAGATGTAGAATGGGATTGGTATAGCAGACCTCCATACGGTACAGCTATCTATTGGAACTGGTCGCCAAATTATAATTTTGCAATCAATCTTAAAGTACAAGGCTGGAACGAAGCACTTATTGTTTATTTGTTGGCAATTGCTTCGCCAACTCATCCTGTGCCGGCTGATTTGTATGATAAAGGGTGGGCTGGACTTTCAACTTTTGTAAACAATAATACTTATTACGGCTATAAACTCTACGTGGGAAAACCTTATGGTGGACCTTTATTTTTTGCACATTATTCTTTTTTGGGTTTTGACCCGCGCGGCATTAGAGATAAATACGCAAACTATTTTGAACAGAATAGAAATCATACTTTAATTAATCGTGCGTACTGTATTGCTAATCCTAAAAAATTTGTTGGTTATGGTGAAAATAATTGGGGTTTAACTGCAAGTTACAGCATTCCTAATGTTTATTACCTTGCTCATGAACCTTATTTTAACGACAATGGCACAATTGCGCCAACAGCAGCAATTTCTTCTATGCCTTATACTCCTCAGGAATCGATTGAAGCATTAAAACATTTTTACAGAACATATAAAAATAAATTGTGGGGAGATTATGGTTTTTATGATGCATTCAATCTAACCTATGCTTCAAAGGACGTAAAAGGTGAGTGGTTTTCTAATGGCTATCTTGCTATTGACGAGGGACCAATAATCGATATGATTGAAAACTATAGGACTGGTTTGTTATGGAAATATTTCATGATGAATTCAGAAATTCAAGATGCACTTAACAAAATAGGATTTGTTCAAGATTCTATCACATCTGTAAGAGAAAAAAAATCGATTATTCCTGGGGAATTCAAACTTGAGCAGAATTATCCAAATCCTTTTAATCCAACTACAGTAATAAGTTATCAATTACCAGTTGACAGTTATGTTACGTTGAACGTTTATGATATGTTAGGAAGTAAAGTGACAACGCTTGTCAATGAAGAAAAATCACCCGGTAGTTATTCAGTTCAATTTTCAGCTTCTGACTATAAACTTTCTAGTGGTGTATATTTCTATAGGTTGACTGCAAACAATTTCTCAATAACAAGGAAAATGATTTATTTAAAATGA
- a CDS encoding discoidin domain-containing protein, producing the protein MKLASTLKIIIYLFLSLLLFVNNIFSQDLLIDNFQSAEDWKVITSEGVKLHISTVDGINGKAIRIDYNFTKGTGYGGIQKVFPIKLPSNYKFSFYIKGDSPNNNLEFKLLDKSGENVWWVNKRNFEFPHNWQKINIKKKHIEFAWGPASDHQMREIDKIEFTISSYNGGKGTVYIDELYFTQLPEINLTPLTPLITSSDKISNEEYLSDGNINTIWTTNDSKSEILIDLKGSREIGGLKINWPEKNFSALCRIKASQDFKKWETVYEFEKKSPYPNYILLRELEASYLKLEITSKNNEEKIGIAEIKILPSDYSENDNNFFINITKDFPRGFFPRYFNREASYWTIVGVSEDTKEALINEDGMVEIDKSQFSIEPFIYTDGKLITWNDVAIEHSLEENYLPIPSVKWKSEQLNLEIKAFAEGKPNESSKLFVTYLLKNASSKKKSGNLYLAIRPYQVNPYYQFLNDMGGVAKINKIEYKKSYVIVNDKKIIYTMEPADDFGVSNFDNGEIINYLAEGRLPSTMTMNMNIHHFVENITDSTGFASAAFKYKFDLLPNEEKLIAICVPFHENMPLKNLSLENLKASYSKTLKFWKEKLNKVTYKLPPSANKLVNTLKSNLAYILINQDKAGIQPGSRSYERSWIRDGSLTSSALLKNGLTKEVRNFIEWYSKFQYENGKVPCVVDRRGPDPVPENDSNGEFIYLVKEYFSFTKDTTYLRKQFPKVIKAVEYLEFLISQRTNEHFRNGNDSTRSLYGILPESISHEGYSAKPMHSYWDDFWALKGLNDAVEICSTLNDKAHLKNFTEIRDEFKKNLYNSINLAVKYKNIDYIPGSAELGDFDATSTAIAIYPCGEKENLPFQLLQNTFNKYYQFFQQRERNEIEWINYTPYELRTISTFVLLNQVERAHDQLNFFFADQRPSEWNQWAEVVWKDYRTPKFIGDMPHTWVGSEFINSMRTMFLYENEYDTSLVIGAGLYKEWIDSPDGMNVEHLPSYFGDVSYFIKKENDENSLIENSPLREKYHINVVLNQKEKMKVKVVLKNFNNGKVPKKVLVNGIEQKEFTKNSIPFYIGKTPVSLEIFY; encoded by the coding sequence ATGAAACTTGCTTCTACACTTAAAATAATAATTTATTTATTCCTTTCTTTACTTCTATTCGTTAATAATATCTTTTCACAAGATTTATTGATAGATAATTTTCAGTCTGCTGAGGATTGGAAAGTTATAACATCTGAGGGAGTCAAACTACACATCTCAACTGTAGATGGAATTAATGGTAAAGCAATACGGATTGATTATAACTTTACAAAAGGAACTGGCTACGGTGGAATACAAAAAGTGTTTCCTATTAAACTGCCGTCCAATTATAAATTTTCTTTTTATATAAAAGGAGATTCACCAAATAATAATCTGGAATTTAAACTTCTTGATAAAAGCGGTGAGAATGTCTGGTGGGTAAATAAAAGAAATTTTGAATTCCCTCATAACTGGCAAAAAATTAATATTAAAAAAAAACATATTGAGTTTGCCTGGGGTCCTGCTTCAGATCATCAAATGCGTGAAATAGATAAAATCGAATTTACTATCTCATCATATAATGGTGGAAAAGGAACTGTTTATATCGATGAACTATATTTTACTCAATTACCTGAAATCAATTTGACTCCACTAACTCCTCTTATAACTTCATCTGACAAAATTAGCAATGAAGAATATCTCTCAGATGGAAATATAAATACAATCTGGACAACCAACGATTCTAAGTCGGAAATATTAATTGACCTAAAAGGCAGCAGAGAAATAGGTGGACTAAAAATTAACTGGCCTGAAAAAAATTTTAGTGCCTTGTGCAGAATAAAAGCATCTCAAGATTTTAAAAAATGGGAGACCGTTTATGAATTCGAAAAGAAATCCCCATACCCAAACTACATTCTATTAAGGGAATTAGAAGCAAGTTATTTGAAATTAGAGATTACCTCTAAAAACAATGAAGAAAAAATTGGAATAGCAGAAATAAAAATACTTCCCTCTGATTATTCGGAAAATGACAATAATTTTTTCATAAACATAACAAAAGATTTTCCACGCGGATTTTTCCCTCGTTATTTTAATCGTGAAGCATCTTACTGGACAATAGTTGGCGTTAGCGAAGACACTAAAGAAGCATTAATTAATGAAGATGGAATGGTAGAAATAGATAAGTCCCAATTTTCAATTGAGCCTTTTATTTATACTGATGGAAAATTAATAACATGGAACGATGTGGCAATAGAACACTCATTAGAAGAAAACTATTTACCAATCCCCTCGGTTAAATGGAAAAGTGAACAACTGAATTTAGAAATCAAAGCATTTGCCGAAGGGAAACCCAATGAAAGTTCAAAGTTATTTGTTACTTACTTATTAAAAAATGCTTCCTCAAAAAAGAAATCAGGTAATTTATATTTAGCGATTAGACCATACCAAGTGAATCCTTATTACCAGTTTTTAAATGATATGGGAGGCGTAGCCAAGATTAATAAAATAGAGTACAAAAAATCTTATGTAATTGTTAATGATAAAAAAATTATTTATACGATGGAACCAGCTGATGATTTTGGTGTATCGAATTTTGATAATGGTGAAATTATTAATTACTTAGCAGAAGGCAGACTTCCTTCAACAATGACAATGAATATGAATATTCACCACTTTGTGGAAAATATTACTGATTCAACAGGCTTTGCTTCTGCCGCTTTCAAATATAAATTTGACTTATTACCTAATGAAGAAAAGTTAATTGCCATTTGTGTACCTTTCCATGAAAACATGCCCTTAAAAAATCTTTCTTTGGAAAATCTAAAAGCAAGCTATAGCAAAACACTTAAATTCTGGAAAGAGAAACTGAATAAGGTAACATACAAACTACCTCCATCCGCCAATAAACTTGTTAATACTCTAAAATCAAATTTGGCATATATTCTTATAAATCAAGATAAAGCTGGAATTCAGCCCGGCTCAAGATCGTATGAACGGTCGTGGATTAGAGATGGTTCGCTAACTTCATCAGCTTTATTAAAGAACGGTTTAACAAAAGAAGTAAGAAACTTTATTGAGTGGTATTCAAAATTTCAGTATGAAAATGGCAAAGTTCCTTGTGTTGTGGATAGAAGAGGACCTGACCCAGTCCCAGAAAATGACAGCAACGGCGAATTTATCTACTTGGTAAAAGAATATTTTAGTTTTACAAAAGATACTACTTATTTAAGAAAACAATTTCCTAAGGTTATTAAAGCAGTAGAATATTTAGAGTTTTTGATTAGCCAAAGGACTAATGAGCACTTTAGAAATGGTAATGATAGTACACGTTCTTTATATGGAATTTTGCCAGAATCAATTAGTCATGAAGGATATTCTGCAAAACCGATGCATTCTTACTGGGATGATTTTTGGGCGTTAAAGGGACTTAATGATGCGGTTGAAATATGTTCTACACTTAATGATAAAGCCCATCTTAAAAACTTTACTGAAATTAGAGATGAGTTTAAAAAGAATTTGTATAACTCGATTAATCTTGCAGTTAAGTACAAAAATATAGATTATATTCCGGGTAGCGCTGAATTAGGAGATTTTGATGCAACGTCAACAGCAATAGCGATTTATCCTTGTGGGGAAAAGGAGAATCTCCCTTTTCAACTTCTTCAAAATACTTTTAATAAATATTACCAATTCTTCCAACAAAGAGAAAGAAACGAAATAGAATGGATAAATTATACACCGTATGAATTAAGGACAATCAGTACTTTTGTTTTGCTTAATCAAGTAGAAAGAGCACATGACCAATTAAATTTTTTCTTTGCAGATCAAAGACCTTCTGAATGGAATCAATGGGCTGAGGTTGTATGGAAAGATTACCGAACGCCTAAATTTATTGGCGATATGCCGCATACATGGGTTGGCTCGGAATTTATAAACTCGATGCGCACAATGTTTCTCTACGAAAATGAATATGATACTTCACTTGTTATTGGTGCTGGTCTTTATAAGGAATGGATTGATTCCCCCGATGGAATGAATGTAGAGCATTTACCCTCATATTTCGGTGATGTTTCTTATTTCATAAAAAAAGAAAATGATGAGAATTCGCTCATCGAGAATTCTCCACTTCGTGAAAAATATCATATCAATGTTGTGCTTAATCAAAAAGAGAAGATGAAAGTGAAGGTTGTATTAAAAAATTTTAACAATGGAAAAGTGCCAAAAAAAGTATTAGTCAACGGAATTGAACAGAAGGAATTCACTAAAAATTCAATCCCATTTTACATCGGTAAAACACCAGTTAGCCTTGAAATTTTTTATTAA
- a CDS encoding glycoside hydrolase family 2 protein produces the protein MKDNIKKISLNGMWNFITDPEDKLDFESVIKKFSTEKLPIMRIPSNWQLSGLDNYNGSVWFYKSFIFDKHNHDLQLLEFNGVDYFCDVWLNEKYIGHHEGYFQRFYFDISDFVSEKRENDLVVKVNSPFEKPKTVWPNRKKLIKGIFNHHDCRPGGWDLQRGQDKNTGGIWNDVNLISAQNVFVTNFRINTKLNRNYSKAIVTFTAEYISKLTAPLKDKLTIYLKDAVDFSKKNSVERKEHNNYVKKIDKVIELSKKSSSFSFSFEINNPKLWWSWDIGSPYLYEINIEGEKINKISTLLGIREVKLDENKIFYLNRKKLFLRGTNIIPTQFLSELNPKKISRQIKFVKEANINTLRVHAHVNRKEFYDECDKEGILVWQDFALQWTYDESQNFADNAACQIKDMVKLHYNHPSIAFWCCHNEPGEQIKSLDPILYNAVLRIDKSRIVRLASNYEEHPYDGWYWGNKEHFAACPMGPLVTEFGAQAIPDFSTLRRFLPEEEIEKPDWQKWKYHNFQYEQTFHIAKIERGNSIKEFISNSQTYQANLIKTAIDFYRREKFQKVNVLFQFMFIDCWPSITWSVIDYYEKKKKGYFALQQAFQPLYVSVKVMRDTYFPGQKLLLDIWIINDFHQSFFNCKLRLLLNGKMIGEMEIDKIDENSVKHFSWEKNEFTLPKKIKKGVYKIDVLLLNSSKKLISKNDFSISIEEKIDN, from the coding sequence ATGAAAGATAATATTAAAAAAATATCACTAAATGGCATGTGGAATTTTATTACTGACCCGGAAGATAAATTGGATTTTGAATCAGTAATAAAAAAATTTTCAACTGAAAAACTACCCATAATGAGAATTCCTTCTAACTGGCAATTGTCAGGACTAGATAATTACAACGGTTCTGTTTGGTTTTATAAAAGTTTTATTTTTGATAAACATAATCACGACTTGCAGCTTCTTGAATTCAATGGAGTAGATTACTTTTGCGATGTGTGGCTAAATGAAAAATATATTGGTCATCATGAAGGTTATTTTCAAAGATTCTACTTTGACATATCTGATTTTGTTAGTGAAAAAAGGGAAAATGATTTGGTTGTTAAAGTAAACTCCCCATTTGAAAAGCCTAAAACTGTATGGCCTAACAGGAAAAAATTGATTAAAGGAATTTTTAATCACCACGATTGCAGACCAGGTGGCTGGGATTTACAAAGAGGACAGGATAAAAATACAGGTGGAATCTGGAACGACGTGAACTTAATTTCTGCACAAAATGTTTTTGTTACAAATTTCCGTATTAATACGAAATTAAATCGGAACTATTCAAAGGCAATTGTAACATTCACTGCTGAATATATTTCAAAGTTAACGGCTCCCTTAAAAGATAAATTAACAATATACCTGAAAGATGCAGTTGACTTCTCGAAAAAGAATTCGGTTGAGAGAAAAGAGCATAATAATTATGTAAAAAAAATTGATAAAGTAATTGAACTGTCGAAAAAATCATCTTCATTTAGTTTTTCTTTTGAAATTAACAATCCTAAACTTTGGTGGAGCTGGGATATTGGCAGTCCATACCTTTATGAAATAAATATTGAAGGAGAAAAAATTAATAAGATTTCAACCCTGCTTGGAATTAGAGAGGTTAAATTAGATGAGAATAAAATCTTTTATTTGAACAGGAAAAAATTATTTCTTCGCGGGACAAATATAATTCCAACACAATTTTTATCTGAACTAAATCCCAAGAAAATTTCCCGACAAATTAAATTTGTTAAAGAAGCAAACATTAACACACTGCGGGTTCATGCCCATGTGAACAGAAAAGAGTTTTATGATGAATGTGACAAAGAAGGAATTTTAGTTTGGCAAGATTTTGCTTTGCAATGGACATATGATGAATCTCAAAATTTTGCTGATAATGCTGCATGTCAAATCAAAGATATGGTTAAGCTACATTATAATCACCCTTCTATTGCTTTTTGGTGTTGTCATAACGAACCAGGAGAACAAATAAAATCCCTCGACCCAATTTTATATAACGCTGTTTTAAGGATAGACAAAAGCAGAATTGTTAGACTCGCATCCAACTATGAAGAGCATCCTTATGACGGCTGGTATTGGGGTAATAAAGAGCATTTTGCTGCTTGTCCAATGGGACCATTAGTTACAGAATTCGGTGCTCAAGCAATTCCAGATTTTAGCACATTAAGAAGATTTTTGCCAGAAGAAGAAATTGAGAAACCGGATTGGCAAAAATGGAAATATCATAATTTTCAGTATGAACAGACTTTCCACATTGCGAAAATTGAAAGGGGAAACAGTATAAAAGAATTTATTTCTAATTCCCAAACCTATCAAGCTAATCTTATAAAAACAGCAATTGATTTTTACAGAAGAGAAAAATTTCAAAAAGTAAATGTATTGTTCCAATTTATGTTTATTGATTGCTGGCCATCAATTACTTGGTCTGTAATTGATTATTATGAAAAGAAGAAGAAAGGTTATTTTGCATTGCAGCAAGCTTTTCAACCACTTTACGTTTCTGTGAAAGTAATGCGCGATACTTATTTCCCAGGACAAAAACTTCTGCTTGATATTTGGATAATTAACGATTTCCATCAAAGCTTTTTCAATTGTAAACTAAGACTTTTATTAAACGGGAAAATGATTGGTGAAATGGAAATTGATAAGATAGATGAAAATTCAGTTAAACATTTTTCTTGGGAAAAGAATGAATTCACATTGCCCAAAAAAATAAAAAAAGGCGTTTATAAAATTGATGTTCTTCTTTTGAATAGTTCTAAAAAACTTATTTCGAAAAATGATTTTTCAATAAGTATTGAAGAAAAAATAGATAATTAA
- a CDS encoding glucoamylase family protein, which yields MKNKFQLKLLILLLLPLFSDAIYCQSYKPYWNNEFQLSAEQKNFLDTLQYKSFLYFINEINPENGLVKDRSTNNKVVSSQDSPASIAAVAFAIPIWALASEKGWIERKKAINLTLAALKFFWNSEQSLDSLATGYKGFYYHFLDMSTGKRFWNSELSSIDSGLLFCGFIFARQFYNHSNPKEVLIRQLADKLLKRVDWEWFTLKHSPKYPYTISLGWEPNTGFNQLGWWGYTEALFLYIIAAGMDMPNVDKGYQTWLSFYKWKEPYKNLAHVVFPSLFVHQFSMIFLDMRNWTDSYMKEKGIDYFENSRRATYVQRQYAIENPNGWIGYDSLTWGLSACDGPGSKYNFDEKKFWDYSARGTSGLDSTFDDGTLAPYSLAASIPFAPEICIPSLMNIKEKYGPKGLWGPYGFYDAFNPTLNWYDKDYLGIDQGPIVLMIENYFNGFVWKYFMKDPIVINGLKKLGFEKK from the coding sequence ATGAAAAATAAATTTCAGCTAAAATTACTGATTTTACTGCTTTTGCCTCTGTTTTCTGATGCAATTTATTGCCAAAGCTACAAACCATATTGGAATAATGAATTTCAACTAAGCGCTGAACAAAAAAATTTTTTGGATACACTTCAGTATAAATCGTTTCTCTACTTTATTAACGAAATAAATCCAGAAAACGGGTTAGTGAAAGATAGAAGTACAAACAACAAGGTGGTGAGTTCACAAGATTCTCCAGCGTCAATTGCTGCGGTGGCATTTGCAATTCCAATTTGGGCACTGGCTTCTGAAAAAGGATGGATTGAAAGAAAAAAAGCAATTAATCTCACTCTTGCAGCGTTAAAATTTTTCTGGAATTCTGAACAGTCACTGGATTCGCTTGCTACTGGCTACAAAGGTTTTTACTATCACTTCTTAGATATGTCAACTGGCAAAAGGTTTTGGAATTCTGAATTATCTTCAATTGATTCAGGATTGTTATTTTGCGGCTTCATCTTTGCAAGGCAGTTCTATAATCACTCAAATCCAAAAGAAGTTCTAATTCGTCAACTTGCTGACAAATTATTGAAAAGAGTTGACTGGGAATGGTTTACTCTTAAACATTCACCAAAATATCCCTACACAATTTCATTGGGATGGGAACCAAATACTGGGTTTAACCAATTAGGATGGTGGGGTTATACAGAAGCTTTATTTCTCTATATTATTGCTGCTGGGATGGATATGCCAAATGTAGATAAAGGCTACCAAACATGGCTTAGTTTTTATAAATGGAAAGAACCATATAAAAATTTAGCTCACGTAGTTTTTCCATCTCTTTTTGTTCATCAGTTTTCTATGATTTTTCTGGATATGAGAAATTGGACGGACTCATATATGAAAGAGAAAGGGATTGATTATTTTGAAAATTCGAGAAGGGCAACTTATGTACAAAGGCAATATGCAATTGAAAATCCAAACGGCTGGATAGGTTACGACAGCTTAACTTGGGGGCTGAGTGCCTGTGATGGCCCTGGCAGCAAATATAACTTTGATGAAAAAAAATTTTGGGATTACTCAGCAAGGGGTACTTCAGGTCTAGATTCAACTTTTGATGATGGAACCCTGGCACCGTATTCACTTGCGGCTTCAATTCCTTTTGCACCTGAAATTTGTATCCCTTCTTTAATGAATATAAAAGAAAAATATGGACCTAAAGGGTTATGGGGTCCTTATGGATTTTATGATGCCTTTAACCCTACCTTAAATTGGTACGACAAAGACTATTTGGGTATTGATCAAGGACCTATCGTTCTCATGATAGAAAATTATTTTAACGGATTCGTGTGGAAATATTTTATGAAAGACCCAATTGTTATTAATGGTTTGAAAAAACTTGGTTTCGAAAAAAAATAA